Proteins found in one Neurospora crassa OR74A linkage group II, whole genome shotgun sequence genomic segment:
- a CDS encoding DUF6 domain-containing protein, with translation MSRYHNLPDSKTDINPYDGEDSYAMISSSSLSSPDFIDKAPGPAKGHNNNLTIPDLSTFHPSALRSLTTSPFSEHELLSPSFQHIRRTLSRSPSPSRSFQHGPIGPNSSNPKSRIINFLHRNRPLFQVAIAQLFGALMNLSARLLELSGEVEGGGEGEEEGKAGMHPFQILFARMFLTSLLSLLYMHWKKVEFAPWGRREVRWLLVLRGVTGFFGIFPLWYSMLYLPIAEATVITFLAPSLSGYLSHLLLKDPFTKKEQIASFVALAGVVLIARPISFLFSSSSSTPTTVPPSLDPNTNTTNLTSPASPATNNITDDMPPSLRLLGIASALLSVLGASAAYTTIRALGPSTHPLISVNYFSLWCTFVSLLALLLCPLLGIGQEATNLVPAIRWGLPRGVYQWGLLIGLGVAGFVMQFLLTSGLGAGPGRDKDGDGKGGGESGGEGERRRDQRVTMTKGATKSNRATAMIYTQMLFAAGFDKWVFGRTMSGWSVVGCGLIVGSALWAVLAKETGAEKEGVRGGQEGADLEMAGGMRESRTESGEEEEGVPMLRGTEVEEGVASRDQRTDD, from the exons ATGTCCCGCTACCATAACCTCCCCGACTCCAAAACGGACATCAACCCTTACGATGGCGAAGACTCCTACGCCATgatctcttcatcttcactaTCCTCCCCAGACTTCATCGACAAGGCCCCGGGGCCCGCCAAAGgtcacaacaacaacctcaccaTCCCCGACCTCTCAACCTTCCACCCCTCCGCCCTCCGCTCGCTAaccacctcccccttctccgaGCATGAACTCCTCTCCCCTTCATTCCAACACATCCGCCGGACCCTCTCCCGCTCCCCGTCACCCTCAAGGTCCTTCCAACATGGCCCCATTGGCCCCAACTCCTCCAACCCAAAATCACGAATCATCAACTTCCTCCACCGCAATCGGCCTCTCTTCCAAGTAGCCATCGCCCAACTCTTTGGGGCTTTGATGAACCTCTCTGCTCGTCTTCTCGAACTTTCTGGCGAagtggaagggggaggagaaggagaagaagaaggaaaagcagGAATGCACCCCTTCCAGATCCTCTTTGCCCGAATGTTTTTAACCAGTCTCCTCTCGCTTCTTTACATGCACTGGAAAAAGGTCGAGTTTGCGCcgtgggggaggagggaggtgcGGTGGTTGTTGGTTTTGCGGGGTGTTACTGGGTTT TTCGGCATCTTCCCCCTCTGGTACTCCATGCTCTACCTCCCCATCGCCGAAGCAACAGTCATCACCTTCTTGGCTCCCTCCCTCTCAGGCTACCTCTCCCACCTGCTTCTCAAAGACCCCTTCACCAAAAAAGAGCAAATAGCCAGCTTCGTCGCCTTGGCCGGCGTCGTCCTAATCGCCCGCCCTAtttcctttttgttttcctcttcctcctccacaccAACAACTGTCCCACCCTCTTTGGATCCCAataccaacaccaccaacctcacCTCCCCCGCTTCACCCGCCACCAATAATATCACCGACGACATgcccccctccctccgcctcctAGGCATCGCCTCCGCCCTGCTCAGCGTCCTCGGCGCATCTGCAGCCTACACCACCATCCGCGCCCTCGGCCCTTCCACCCACCCTTTAATCTCCGTCAACTACTTTAGCCTGTGGTGCACCTTCGTCTCCCTCCTAGCTTTACTTCTCTGTCCTTTACTCGGCATCGGACAGGAGGCCACAAATCTAGTACCCGCTATTCGCTGGGGACTGCCTAGGGGAGTGTATCAATGGGGTTTGTTGATAGGGTTAGGAGTTGCCGGGTTTGTAATGCAGTTTTTGTTGACGTCTGGGTTGGGGGCTGGGCCGGGACGTGATAAAGATGGGGATGGAAAGGGGGGTGGTGAAAGTGGGGGTGAAGGTGAAAGGAGAAGGGACCAACgggtgacgatgacgaagggAGCAACGAAGTCGAATCGCGCGACGGCCATGATTTATACGCAGATGCTATTCGCGGCGGGGTTTGATAAGTGGGTGTTTGGACGGACCATGAGTGGGTGGAGTGTGGTTGGGTGTGGGCTAATCGTTGGAAGTGCGTTGTGGGCTGTTTTGGCAAAGGAGACGGGTgcagaaaaggaaggggtgAGGGGTGGACAGGAGGGTGCAGATTTGGAGATGGCTGGGGGTATGAGGGAAAGTAGGACGGAGAgtggcgaagaagaggaaggtgtgCCGATGTTGAGAGGGacagaagtagaagaagggGTCGCATCTAGGGACCAACGGACTGATGACTGA